One genomic segment of Mytilus trossulus isolate FHL-02 chromosome 4, PNRI_Mtr1.1.1.hap1, whole genome shotgun sequence includes these proteins:
- the LOC134715613 gene encoding transmembrane protein 127-like, translated as MPRSNNGRDSSSRRSRSSRSRSRSRHRDRRHHSHRRERGRHKPKERNLGAAFCSMITIVIMSTSLAEPNWVSLQGGGCVVNGVGLDHLGAFQFFYPGKFLEQFIQGPNNKKVDIVYKFGPNDLDRMENCVTNKAVILMKTIIAFTFIAMCCTLIAFLLDLIGPQHRALKILRRNAIFNIVSVILCVIINLFCYWLTVEVSGLQRLTKVHVGSKVEVTFDISFYLITAAGAMGVIATAMNCLKRFPTHDHMTEALLEDYDGLEGAFPVSPPEAQSSPMSNIPPPPAYTP; from the exons ATGCCCAGGTCAAACAATGGGCGTGATAGTAGTTCTAGACGCAGCCGTTCGTCCAGAAGTAGATCAAGAAGTCGACATCGTGACAGACGTCACCACTCACACAGACGAGAAAGGGGGAGACATAaaccaaaagaaagaaatttagGAGCAGCGTTTTGTAGCATGATAACAATTGTTATTATGTCAACGTCTTTAGCGGAACCAAACTGGGTATCTTTACAAGGCGGTGGATGTGTTGTAAATGGTGTTGGACTTGATCATTTAGGGGCATTCCAATTTTTCTATCCAGGAAAGTTTTTGGAACAGTTTATTCAGGGACCGAAcaacaaaaaagttgacattGTTTACAAGTTTGGACCAAATGATTTAGATA gAATGGAAAACTGTGTTACAAACAAAGCTGTGATACTGATGAAGACAATCATTGCATTTACATTTATAGCCATGTGCTGTACACTTATAGCTTTCTTATTAGATCTGATTGGACCACAGCACAgagctttaaaaatattgaggagaaatgcaatatttaatattGTGTCTG ttatcTTGTGTGTGattatcaatttgttttgttaCTGGTTAACCGTGGAAGTTTCTGGATTACAACGACTTACAAAAGTCCATGTTGGAAGTAAAGTAGAAGTGACCTTTGACATTAGTTTTTATCTGATCACTGCTGCAGGTGCCATGGGTGTCATAGCAACAGCCATGAACTGTTTGAAGAGATTTCCAACACATGATCATATGACAGAAGCCTTATTAGAGGATTATGATGGACTTGAAGGGGCATTTCCCGTCTCTCCCCCTGAGGCACAGAGTTCTCCTATGTCCAACATCCCCCCACCACCAGCATATACACCATGA